Below is a window of Candidatus Thermoplasmatota archaeon DNA.
GGCTACGCCGATACCATCTTCGCGAAGTGTCCCAAGTGTAAGACCTACACCACTAAGGAGAAGTGCCCCGGATGCGGCGGGAAGACGAAGGTCCTGCGCCGCGTCTCGTTCGTCGACGCCCCTGGCCACGAGACCCTGATGGCGACCATGCTGTCGGGCGCTGCGATAATGGACGGCGCGGTCCTGGTAATAGCCGCGAACGAGCCGTGCCCCCAACCACAGACCAAGGAGCACCTCATGGGACTCGAGATAATCGAGACCCACAAGATCGTCGTGGCCCAGAACAAAATCGAACTGGCATCGCGCGAGGAGGTCGTGGAGAACCACAAACAGATCAGAGAGTTCCTGAAGGGGACCCCTGCCAAGGACGCCCCCATCATCCCCATATCGGCGGTCCACGGGGTGAACGTCGACAAGCTCATCCAGACGATTGAAGAACACGTCCCGACCGTCGAACACGACCTTT
It encodes the following:
- a CDS encoding translation initiation factor IF-2 subunit gamma — protein: MDLPVSNIGMIGHIDHGKTTLTEAMSGVWTDRHSEELRRGISIKLGYADTIFAKCPKCKTYTTKEKCPGCGGKTKVLRRVSFVDAPGHETLMATMLSGAAIMDGAVLVIAANEPCPQPQTKEHLMGLEIIETHKIVVAQNKIELASREEVVENHKQIREFLKGTPAKDAPIIPISAVHGVNVDKLIQTIEEHVPTVEHDL